One Mus musculus strain C57BL/6J chromosome Y, GRCm38.p6 C57BL/6J DNA segment encodes these proteins:
- the Gm20927 gene encoding Y-linked testis-specific protein 1-like: protein MTSLKKKSRRKPSSQALGNIVGCRISHGWKEGNEPVTHWKAIILGQLPTNPSLYLVKYDGIDSVYGQELHSDERILNLKVLPHKVVFLQVRDVHLASALVCREVQHKFEGKDGSEDNWSGMVLAQVPFLQDYFYISYKKDPVLYVYQLLDDYKEGNLHIIPETPLAEARSGDDNDFLIGSWVQYTRDDGSKKFGKVVYKVLANSTVYFIKFLGDLHIYVYTLVSNIT, encoded by the coding sequence atgacatcactcaagaagaagagtaggaggaagccttcttcccaggccctggggaatattgttggctgcagaatttctcacgggtggaaggaaggtaatgagcctgtcacccattggaaggccatcattctaggtcaactgccaacaaacccttctctttatttggtgaagtatgacggaattgacagtgtctacggacaggagctccacagcgatgagaggattttaaatcttaaggtcttgcctcacaaagtagtttttcttcaggtgagggatgtccacctcgccagcgccctggtttgcagagaggtacaacacaaatttgaggggaaagatggctctgaggacaactggagtgggatggtgctagcccaggtgccattcctacaggactatttttacatttcctacaagaaggatccggtcctctacgtctatcagctcctggatgactacaaggaaggtaacctccacatcattccagagacccctctggctgaggcgagatcaggtgatgacaatgacttcttaataggttcctgggtgcagtacaccagagatgatggatccaaaaagttcggaaaggttgtttacaaagttctagccaattctactgtgtactttatcaaatttcttggtgacctacatatctatgtctatactctggtgtcaaatatcacttaa